A genomic window from Punica granatum isolate Tunisia-2019 chromosome 2, ASM765513v2, whole genome shotgun sequence includes:
- the LOC116195036 gene encoding NADH--cytochrome b5 reductase 1-like isoform X2: MLELWLSTTSLGFTELPYLQVPFAYAPQVGVGVALLVVGTSVACFFYLIRKRCLDPKKFKEFKLIKKTQLSSNTAKFRFALPTPTSVLGLPVGEHVVCRGKDEQGKEIIRPYTPITLDSDLGYFELVVKMYPKGRMSHHFRHMRIGDYLPIRGPVGRFRYSPGQARAFGMLAGGSGITPMFQLIRAILENPKDKTNIHLIYANTTYEDILLKEEMDDFAMKFPDSFKVYYVLSKPPEGWNGGVGHIMKEMIQSHCPPPAFDIQILRCGPPVMNKAMAVHLNALGYTSQMQFEF, translated from the exons ATGTTGGAATTATGGCTCAGTACGACATCATTGGGGTTCACGGAGCTGCCATACTTGCAGGTTCCCTTCGCCTACGCCCCCCAGGTCGGAGTCGGTGTGGCTCTGCTTGTCGTCGGTACCTCTGTCGCTTGCTTCTTCTACCTCATAAGAAAGC GATGCTTGGACCCCAAGAAATTCAAGGAATTCAAGCTCATCAAGAAAACTCAGCTTAGCAGCAACACCGCAAAATTTCGATTTGCTCTTCCAACCCCCACTTCAGTGCTGGGACTTCCTGTGGGGGAACATGTAGTCTGCAG GGGAAAGGATGAACAAGGTAAGGAGATTATCAGACCATATACTCCGATCACCTTGGATTCTGACCTGGGTTACTTTGAGTTAGTCGTCAAG ATGTATCCGAAAGGAAGGATGTCCCACCATTTCAGACACATGCGCATAGGTGATTACCTCCCCATTCGTGGACCTGTG GGAAGGTTCAGGTACTCACCAGGCCAAGCTCGTGCATTTGGTATGCTCGCTGGAGGCTCTGGGATAACCCCGATGTTTCAG CTTATTCGAGCCATATTAGAGAACCCAAAAGACAAGACGAACATCCATCTTATTTACGCAAATACTACATATGAGGACATTCTCTTGAAG GAAGAAATGGATGACTTTGCAATGAAGTTCCCTGATAGCTTCAAAGTCTATTATGTCCTGAGTAAG CCTCCTGAGGGTTGGAATGGAGGTGTCGGCCATATAATGAAGGAAATGATCCAAAGCCATTGTCCGCCTCCGGCTTTTGACATTCAG ATACTAAGGTGTGGACCACCGGTCATGAACAAGGCAATGGCCGTTCACCTCAATGCACTTGGATACACATCACAAATGCAATTCGAGTTCTGA
- the LOC116196880 gene encoding tocopherol O-methyltransferase, chloroplastic, with translation MLLTTLSTNQLPFFLSRRYGYSSKSMALAEKTQQRIPQAMSGGSSSNKNNNVGFISSWRRMVGAWATSNSTNSTDTSNEGGPSDGTQLLKKGIAEFYDESSGIWEDIWGDHMHHGFYDDSSPVSLSDHRLAQIRMIDEALSFASVPSEEEDPSKSKTPKRIVDVGCGIGGSSRYLTRKYGAECRGITLSPVQAERANAIALSQGLSDQVSFLVADALAQPFPDEQFDLVWSMESGEHMPDKQKFVNELVRVAAPGGTIIIVTWCHRDLKDDEESLQSWEKELLDKICKDYFLPSWCSAADYVKLLQSLPVEDIKTADWTRYVAPFWPAVLRSALTWKGLTSLLRSGMKTIKGALAMPLMIEGYKKGVIKFAIIACQKPK, from the exons ATGCTGTTGACCACACTTTCCACGAACCAACTGCCGTTCTTCCTCTCGCGGCGGTACGGGTATAGCTCCAAGAGCATGGCACTGGCTGAAAAGACGCAGCAGCGTATCCCACAAGCAATGAGTGgtggcagcagcagcaacaaaaACAACAACGTTGGTTTCATTTCTAGTTGGAGACGGATGGTCGGGGCATGGGCTACCTCCAACAGCACTAACAGCACCGATACTAGTAACGAAGGTGGTCCCAGTGATGGCACTCAGTTGCTGAAGAAGGGGATAGCAGAGTTCTATGACGAATCATCGGGCATTTGGGAGGACATCTGGGGAGATCACATGCACCATGGCTTCTACGACGACTCCTCTCCTGTCTCCCTCTCCGATCACCGCCTTGCCCAGATCCGCATGATAGATGAGGCCCTCAGCTTTGCTTCTGTTCCTTCAG AGGAGGAGGATCCCTCCAAGTCCAAGACACCAAAGAGGATAGTTGATGTTGGGTGTGGGATAGGGGGCAGCTCCAGATACCTCACTAGAAAATATGGAGCCGAATGCCGGGGCATCACCCTCAGTCCTGTCCAGGCTGAAAGGGCCAATGCGATTGCCTTATCGCAAGGTTTATCTGACCAG GTTTCCTTTCTAGTTGCAGATGCTTTGGCGCAGCCATTTCCCGATGAGCAATTTGATTTGGTTTGGTCCATGGAGAGTGGAGAACACATGCCTGACAAACAGAAG TTTGTCAATGAGTTAGTAAGAGTTGCAGCCCCAGGGGGCACAATTATCATTGTCACATGGTGCCATAGAGATCTCAAGGACGACGAGGAGTCTCTGCAGTCATGGGAGAAAGAGCTCCTGGACAAGATATGTAAAGATTATTTCCTCCCTTCTTGGTGTTCTGCCGCTGATTATGTCAAATTACTCCAGTCCCTTCCTGTCGAG GACATTAAGACAGCGGACTGGACTCGATATGTAGCCCCATTTTGGCCGGCAGTGCTACGCTCTGCGTTGACATGGAAGGGCCTCACTTCTCTGTTGAGAAGCG GGATGAAGACCATCAAGGGAGCGCTGGCAATGCCACTGATGATTGAAGGATACAAGAAAGGTGTCATCAAGTTTGCCATTATCGCATGCCAAAAGCCTAAATAA
- the LOC116195036 gene encoding NADH--cytochrome b5 reductase 1-like isoform X1: MLELWLSTTSLGFTELPYLQVPFAYAPQVGVGVALLVVGTSVACFFYLIRKRKGCLDPKKFKEFKLIKKTQLSSNTAKFRFALPTPTSVLGLPVGEHVVCRGKDEQGKEIIRPYTPITLDSDLGYFELVVKMYPKGRMSHHFRHMRIGDYLPIRGPVGRFRYSPGQARAFGMLAGGSGITPMFQLIRAILENPKDKTNIHLIYANTTYEDILLKEEMDDFAMKFPDSFKVYYVLSKPPEGWNGGVGHIMKEMIQSHCPPPAFDIQILRCGPPVMNKAMAVHLNALGYTSQMQFEF, encoded by the exons ATGTTGGAATTATGGCTCAGTACGACATCATTGGGGTTCACGGAGCTGCCATACTTGCAGGTTCCCTTCGCCTACGCCCCCCAGGTCGGAGTCGGTGTGGCTCTGCTTGTCGTCGGTACCTCTGTCGCTTGCTTCTTCTACCTCATAAGAAAGCGTAAAG GATGCTTGGACCCCAAGAAATTCAAGGAATTCAAGCTCATCAAGAAAACTCAGCTTAGCAGCAACACCGCAAAATTTCGATTTGCTCTTCCAACCCCCACTTCAGTGCTGGGACTTCCTGTGGGGGAACATGTAGTCTGCAG GGGAAAGGATGAACAAGGTAAGGAGATTATCAGACCATATACTCCGATCACCTTGGATTCTGACCTGGGTTACTTTGAGTTAGTCGTCAAG ATGTATCCGAAAGGAAGGATGTCCCACCATTTCAGACACATGCGCATAGGTGATTACCTCCCCATTCGTGGACCTGTG GGAAGGTTCAGGTACTCACCAGGCCAAGCTCGTGCATTTGGTATGCTCGCTGGAGGCTCTGGGATAACCCCGATGTTTCAG CTTATTCGAGCCATATTAGAGAACCCAAAAGACAAGACGAACATCCATCTTATTTACGCAAATACTACATATGAGGACATTCTCTTGAAG GAAGAAATGGATGACTTTGCAATGAAGTTCCCTGATAGCTTCAAAGTCTATTATGTCCTGAGTAAG CCTCCTGAGGGTTGGAATGGAGGTGTCGGCCATATAATGAAGGAAATGATCCAAAGCCATTGTCCGCCTCCGGCTTTTGACATTCAG ATACTAAGGTGTGGACCACCGGTCATGAACAAGGCAATGGCCGTTCACCTCAATGCACTTGGATACACATCACAAATGCAATTCGAGTTCTGA